Genomic DNA from Flavobacteriales bacterium:
AGTTCTACTTTTACACGCTTCTAACTACCCGAAAAGACTGCCGGTCACAATGATCTCATTCATCAAAGGAAGACTCGTAGAGAAAAGCCCCGATACGGCCATCATCGATTGCAATGGTGTAGGCTATGAGGTGCGCATTTCGGCCTTGACCTTCGAGTCCTTGAAGGATGAGTCCTGTACCCTGCTGGTGCACTATGCAGTAACAGTGGATGTAAGGTCTGGAGCGAGCAATCATCAGCTCTTCGGATTCTTAAGTCGCTCAGAACGGGATATCTTCCGCCAACTCATCTCTGTTTCAGGAGTGAGCACCTCCATCGCATTGAGTGTCATGTCCAATTTATCTGTGGATCAGTTGCAGCGTGCCATCCTCGATCGGGACGATAAGATCTTCAAATCCGTCAAGGGGATAGGTCCCAAACTAGCGCAACGGATCGTGATGGAACTTTCTGAAAAGATCAGCCTACCCGAGATCAGCGCTGAGAATTCTGTCCCATCAGGCAATATGGCCAAACAGGAAGCGTTAGCAGCACTGTGTGCCCTTGGTTTCGATAGAGTCCGAGCGGACAGAACGTTGAACGCGATTTTAAAGGAAGCAGACGATGAGTTAGGGGTTGAACAACTCATCAAGAAAAGTCTTCAGACACTCTGAACGGTATTTCCATTGAGCAGACCCTCCTCCAAATTGAACAGTCATTTCATGGTTGGTGCCATCGCACTCACCGTGGCGATGTATGCTTCCAATGCGGATCGATGGGCACCCGCGAATGATCGCACACGTGCTATTCAGAACCTTTCGGCAGATGAGGCGCTGCCAGTAGATAGTCCAGAGATAGACCTTCCCTATCCCATCCAGGATTCATATAACCCCTTCGGAACAGGAGGCGGATTGATCGATCTACAGGACCCACCCAATATCGAGTCAGGTGCAGAGTATGATCCAGGTTCGGGCAATTACTACCTCTATCAGAATATCGGTGACATACCTTTCAGGAATCCCAGCGCGATGAGCGAACAGGAGTTCTTGAACTACAGTTTCGAGGATGCATTGCAGGAGAACTGGACCGAGATGGTCACCGAGCAGAATGAATCCGAGCAGGAAGAGAATTCGGATTTCGGGGTCTTGGCTCCATCGCTGAAGATCGAGAGTGAGGTATTCGATCGGATATTTGGAGGAAATACCATCGATATACGTCCTCAGGGTACGGCCGAACTCTCCTTTGGGATCAATCGTTCCAAGACCGACAACCCCCGGATTCCAGAACGCCAGCGTAGCATCACCACCTTTGATTTCGACCAGCAGATCCAATTGAATCTACTGGGTAGTATCGGAGATAAGATGAACCTCAATTTCAATTACAATACGGAGGCTTCATTTGATTTCGAGAATAAGATCAAGCTGCAGTATGAGGGTAAGGAAGATGAGATCATCCAGCTCTTGGAGGCGGGCGATGTGACCATGCCCTTGTCCGGTTCATTGATCACGGGGAGTCAGACGCTGTTCGGAATCAAGTCCAAACTGCGATTCGGTAGGCTTACAGCTACTACCATATTCTCCCAAGAACGTGGTCAACGGAAAGAGATCAACGTCTCAGGAGGTGCCCAGACCCAGGATTTCGATATAGAAGTAGATGATTACGAGGCCAATCGACACTATTTCCTTTCGCATTATTTCGAGGAGCGCTACAATCAATCCATGCGTAGTCTACCCGTGGTCAATTCCCAGACCTATATCACTCGGGTAGAAGTGTGGATCACCAACAATAGGGCAGCATTCGAGGAGAATAGGAATATCGTAGCATTCTCCGACTTGGGAGAAGATGCATCGGTGCTTCCTCCGGATCCCGAGTCGGACATCACTCCTTCAGATGTACCTGGAGGGTTCTTTGTCCCATTGGATGGACCGGGGGTCTTCCCGAGCAATGCGCAGAACAATATCTACTCGGTGGCCAATAGTATTCCCGAAGTCAGGGGATTCACCAATGTCACGGGTAACCTCTCCGCCATAGGACAAGTTCCCAGTCGTCATTTCGAGGAAGTGGAGAGTGCCCGGAAACTGAGCCCCAATGAGTACACCTTCAATCCTCAACTCGGTTTCATCTCGCTCAATCAATCCTTGAACAACGATGAGGTGCTGGCGGTGGCCTATCAATACACCATCAATGGTCAGACCTTCCAAGTAGGTGACTTCTCTACCGATGGAGTCGACCCGCCCAATGCGCTTTTCTTGAAGATGCTCAAGTCCACCATCACCAATCCACGTCTGCCGATATGGGACTTGATGATGAAGAATGTCTACTCCATCGGAGCCTTTCAGGTCAATCGGGAGAATTTCAGATTGGATGTATGGTACAATGACCCACTGGAAGGGTACGATGTTCCTTTCATTCCACAAGAAGAGGTGGAAGGTATCCCATTGATCCAGCTGGTGGGAATGGACCGTATCGATCAGAATACCAATCCCTTTCCCGATGGTGTATTCGATTATGTGGATAATGCCGCCACGCAAGGAGGTACCATCAATGCGCGTAACGGGCGGATATTCTTCAGTACCACAAGACCTTTTGGGGATTTCCTCTATGACAAACTACTGGAGGAAGGCGTGGATGCCAATGTGGCGGAGACCATTTCCTATGTCGAATTGTATGATTCTACCCAGACTGCTGCCCGACAGATTCCAGAGAAGAACCGCTTCAGCCTCAAGGGTACCTATCAATCGGCTTCGAGTGATGAGATCTCACTCAATGCGATCAATGTCCCACAAGGTTCCGTTCAGGTCACTGCGGGTGGGGTGCAGTTGATCGAGAACGTGGATTACACCGTGGATTACAACCTCGGTCGCGTGAAGATCCTCAACAGTGGACTGCTCGAGTCGCAGACTCCAATCAAGATCTCGCTTGAAAGTAATTCCCTATTCAGCATACAGACCAAGACCTTGCTCGGTGCACGTTTCGATTATGAGATGAACAATGATCTGATACTCGGTGCCACGGTCATGAATCTGACCGAGCGACCGATCACGCAGAAGATCAATTTCGGAGAAGAGCCTATCAGCAATACCATTTGGGGACTGGATGCGAACTATCAGACCGAATCGGATTTCGTGACCAAATTGGTGGACAAACTCCCGTTCTATGGTACCAAGGAGACGTCCAATCTGTCCATGTCGGGTGAATTCGCCCACTTGATTCCGGGTCATTCCAAGGCGATCACCAAGGAAGGAGTCTCCTATATCGATGATTTCGAAGGGAGTCAGTCCACGATAGACTTGAGGAACATCAGCCAGTGGCGATTGGCGAGCACACCCCAATTGATACCTGGAGCTTCTCTGGTCAATGACCTGAGCTATGGTTTCCGAAGGGCACATCTGAGCTGGTATGTCATCGACCCGCTATTCTTTCGGGACAACAACCTCACTCCTGATAACATCACCAATGAGATGCAATCCGATCACCGGATGCGTGAGGTGCTGGAGAGAGAGGTCTTCCCCAATAGAGAACTGCCACCGGGTACCCCGACCAACATCCCGACCCTCGATCTGACCTATTACCCCAATGAGAGAGGGCCGTATAATTTCAATGCGGATGAACTCTATGTAGAGGATGGAGTCGTCAAGCTGGAGAATCCGGCAGACAACTGGGCAGGTATCATGAGAAGCCTGACCACGACCGATTTCGAACAATCCAACATCGAATTCATCCAATTCTGGTTGATGGACCCCTTCAACGATGATTCGGACAATACCACAGGAGGGGATGTCTATTTCAACCTGGGGAACATCTCAGAAGACATCTTACGCGATAGCCGTAAGTCCTTTGAGAATGGACTACCTACAGGTCCAGATGACCTAGCGGCCAGTGTCGACACCACCGAGTGGGCGATCGTCCCCAATACCCAGGCCATCGTCAACGCCTTTGATAATACCACCGACTCCAATTCAGAACAGGACTTGGGCTATGACGGGATGGATGATCAGACCGAGTCCGTGCTGCGGGCCGCATTCGTCAGCTCCTTGCCAGCGGAGGTACAGAATGCCATACAGGATGACCCGGCCAATGACAACTACAGATACTTCAGGGGAGTGGACACCGATGGCCTGAATATCATCGAGCGATATAAGCGATTCAATCAAACCGAAGGAAATTCGATCACCTCTGCTGATTCTCCCAATGACTTCCCATCCCAGGCCACCACGCTCCCTACCAATGAGGATGTCAACCTGGATCAGAACCTAAGTAAGTCAGAAGGGTACTTCCAGTACAAGGTGCATCTGGAACCCGGAATGGACATCGGAGGGTACATCACCGATAAGTTCGAGACCTTTGCCAGCACCCAGACGGGCAGCCGACCAGTGACCTGGTATCAGTTCAAAATCCCCATCCAAGACCTCACCGTGCCTGGAGCAAGTAGGGTCGGGGATATCCAAGACTTCAGGAGTATCCGATTCTTCCGGATGTTCACGACTGGCTGGACAGAACAGGTGACGCTGAGATTTGCCCGATTGGAGCTCATACGAGGGGAGTGGAGAAGATATACTCAGGATCTCGGCCTACCGGGAGAGGGACCTATCGGTGAAGTAGGGAACACGCTGTTCAACATCTCTGCCGTGAACATCGAGGAGAACGGGAATCGCGACCCTATCAATTATGTATTGCCACCGGGCATACAACGTGAGGTCAATACCGCCACGGCCAACCTGGCCAATCTCAACGAACAGAGTCTGGCACTTGAGGTCTGCAATCTCTCGGATGGGGATGCCCGTGCTGCATTCAGGAATGTCAATGTGGATATGCGATCCTACCGCAAGCTGAAGATGTTCATCCATGCGGAGACCGATGATGAATTCCAAGACCTGAAATACGGAGATATCACCGTCTTCGTGCGCTTGGGTTCTGACTTCGATCAGAATTTCTATGAGTATGAGATCCCGGTCTATCCTACCGAATGGTTTGCTGCATTGGATGATGAGATATGGCCTGAGCGGAACGATATGGAGATCGAGTTCGAAAAGCTCCGTGATGCGAAAGCTACACGTAACAGTATCGGTCAAGCGATCAACATTCCTTACGTGGTCAATGATGCCGATCGTAGGATCACGGTTGTGGGTAATCCGGTACTGAGTGCAGTCAAGACCATCATGATAGGGATACGGAACCCGAAGAGTGATGAGAACATCTGGACCACCGATCTTGGATTTGACAAGTGTGCTGAAGTCTGGGTGAACGAGCTGAGACTGGCCGATTTCGATCAGCGTGGAGGCTGGGCCGCCATCGCCCGTATGAATACTCAGCTGGCCGATCTGGGTAACCTCTCTGTGGCAGGTAATTACAGTACTCCCGGCTTTGGAAGTATTGAGAAGAAAGTGAGTGAACGCCAACGGGAGACCATCCGGGGAGTGGATGCTTCCAGCAATATCGAACTGGGCAAATTCCTTCCGGAGGAAAGCGGGGTCAAGGTGCCGATGTATGTCGGATTCTCTGAGACCATCTCCGATCCACAATTCGACCCGCTATCCCCTGACCTGGAGACCAGCGACATCGCTCCCAACAGTGAAGACCCCAAAGCCTATAAACGCAGGCGAAGGACCTATACCCGAAGGCGGAGTATCAACTTCACCAACGTCAGAAAAGAACGGTCTAAGGATGCACAGGGCTCACCCACTCCATTCGACATATCCAACTTCACCTTTTCATACAGCTATAACGAATTCAGGAGCTACGATATCAATACGCGCTTCAATAACAACAAGACCTACAACGGAGGGTTGAGCTATAACTATCAGCCCAAACCGCTCAAAGTGGAACCCTTTGCCAATATCGGTTTCATCAAGAAATCCAAGTGGCTCAAACTGCTCAAGGAGTTCAACTTCAATCTGGGACCCCGCCAATTCTCCTTCCGCACGGATGTGAATCGGACCTACAGCGAGTATCAATCACGCAACAACAATCAGTTCTTCGATTTCACTCCACCGGCACAGTACACCAAGACCTTCAACTGGCAACGGGTATATGACCTGAAGTACGATATCACCAAGTCGCTCAAACTCAACTTCACAGCCAACAATGCGGCCATCATCGGAGAACCCATCGGACGGGTAGATAGGGATGATCGAGATGAGTATGAAGTGTTTAAGGACAGTGTTTGGACCAGTATCAAGAACTTCGGTGAGACCACAGATTACAATCACAATTTCAATGTAACCTACCGACTGCCCTTGGATAAATTCCCACTCACAGATTGGATCACTGTGAATACAGGATACAACGGGACCTACAACTGGCAGAGGGCACCGTTCTCCCAAGATACCCTCGGAAATACCATTCAGAATTCGAGGAACATGAATGTCAATGGTCAGATAAACATGACCAACCTCTATAACAAGGTGCCTTTCCTCAAAGAGGCCAATCGGAACTCCTCTCGCTCCAGAGGACGGAACAATAGGAATCAAAAGGAAGAGGATAAGAAGGACGAGAAAGGAGACAAGGGCGATAAAGACGAAAAGGATAAGAAGAAGGACAAGCGGGATGATGGTTCATTCAATATCCTGAAAGAGACAGCGAAATTCCTGATGATGTTGAAGAACATCTCCGTGACCTATAATCAGACCGAAGGGACCTTGCTTCCCGGCTATGCACAGAATACCAATGTGCTGGGCTTCGATAATCAGTTCCAAGGTCCAGGGGCTGGATTCATTGTCGGATTCCAGGATAGGGATTACCCCTTTGAAGCGGCACGGAGAGGCTATCTTGTAGAGAACCCCTATATCAATAGACCCTATACCACCACCTATTCGGCCAACTTGAATATCCGGGCCAATATAGAACCGATCAAGAGCTTCCGCATCGAGTTGACGGCCACCAGCACCGAGTCACAGAATACCAACGGTTTCTTCAGATACAATGAGGACATCGCAGATTATGTCAATGACAATCCATTGGAGACCGGTTCCTACAGCGCATCCATCATCACTTGGGGATCGGCCTTTGCGCAGGATGATGAACAGACCAATGCCTCTGAGGTATTCCAGACCTTCTTGGATAATAGAAGGGTGATCTCACAGCGCATAGCTGCAGACAATCCCTTCTCGACCGTAACGGACAATGGCTACTATTCCGGATACGACAGCACCAGTCAGGATGTGGTCATACCGGCCTTCTTGGCAGCTTATACCGATAAGGATCCTTCCAAGGTGAAACTGGATCCCCTATCGGTGATACCTATGCCTAACTGGCGCATCACGTATGACGGCTTGTCCAAGAACAAGAAGTTGAAGAAGATCTTCCGCTCGGTCACGCTGAGCCATTCCTACCGATCCACCTATTCGGTAGGCACATATACCACCAACCTGTTCTATGAGGAGATAGAAGGCATTCCATCAGCCACCGACCAGAGTGGGAATTATATCCCTCAACTACAGGTAGGGAGTATCAGCATTTCGGAGCAGCTGAGCCCACTGATCAATATCGACATGACCTGGCAGAACAGCCTTATCACGCGATTTGAGATCAGGAAGAACAGGACCTTGAGTTTCACATTGAGCAACTATCAGCTGACAGAGAACCGGAGCAGCGAGCTCATCATCGGAGCAGGATATCGATTCACCGATGTGAAGTTCCCATTCAAACTGGGTCAGGCAAAGAATCCGACCAGCGATATGAACGTACGAGCTGACCTGTCGATCAGGGATAATATCACCTTGACCCGGTCCATGAACGAACGGACCAATCTACCTACATCAGGGCAGAGGATCTTCTCTCTGAAGACCTCGGCCGACTACACCTTAAATAGGAATCTGACCTTGAGGGCATTCTACGATCATCAGATCAATGACCCCAAAGTCTCTATTTCTTTCCGTACATCGAACATCAATGCGGGAATTGCTCTTAGATTCACGCTCGCACAATGAATCATACCTGATATGGACACACCAAAAGATCTGCGCTATACCAAGGACCACGAATGGGTCAAGAAAGAAGGCGATGATACCGTTCTGGTCGGTATCACGGATTTTGCCCAAGGAGAACTCGGAGATATCGTCTTCATAGAGATAGAGACCGAAGGTGAAGAACTGGATGCAGAAGAAGTTTTCGGCACGGTTGAGGCCGTGAAGACCGTTTCAGACCTCTTCATGCCACTGAGTGGTGAGGTGGTAGAAGTGAATGAAGAACTGGCTGATTCTCCAGATGTGGTCAATAGCGACCCTTACGGCAAAGGGTGGATGATCAAGATCAAGATGAGCGACCCGGGTCAATTCGATGCGCTCATGACTGCTGAGGATTATGCTGAGATGGTGGACTGAACCACCGCGGATCGCAGTTCTCACCCTTGGATGGGCAGCGATCATCTTGTTTCTCAGCGCCTTACCGGGGCGGGACCTACCTCAGGTCGATCTGCTCCATGCAGATAAACTGGCCCATCTACTGGTCTATCTCATTCTCCAAGTACTCATTGCCCTTTGGCTGGTACATGTCTGTGCTGACACTGCCATCCTGACCTCGGTCGTATTGGCAACCCTATATGGTATAGCGATGGAAGCTATGCAGCATCTGTTTTTTGAAGAACGATTCTTCGATTGGTATGATGCTCTGGCCAACTTCTTGGGCGCCTTGCTTGGAATTGTGATTTTTAAGCTGATACGTTGAACGGATCGCTCCCTCAGGTGTACAATAATCTGAAAATGGAGCTGTTTCAGTTCTAGAAGTGTATTTTTAACGCTGTTAAATTCCTGATCGATGGAACCGAAAAAGACAGAAGAAGCGAATCTTGAGACGCGCAAATCGGCATTAATGACCCTAGGTCTGGTCGCTGGTCTGGCATTCACCTTGGTCTCCTTCCAATGGAGATGGTATGATGTACAGGTCACAGGATTAGGCGAATACATGGGCGACAATCTGGAAGATGAGATCGTTCCAGTGAGTATCCAACAACCACCACCCCCACCTCCACCCCCACAGCAAGAACAAGTGGTCATGGAGATCATCGAAGATGAATCCGAAGAAGAAGAGACAGTAGATGTCTCGGACAGTGAAGTGGATGAAGAGACCGAAGTGGAGTTCATCGAAGAGGAAGAAGAAGAAGTTGTAGAAGATGAGATCTTCACCATTGTAGAGACCATGCCTTCATTCCCCGGTGGAGAGAAGGCGATGTTCGAATACCTGAGTAAGAATACCCGTTACCCCACACTTGCCAAAGAGAGTGGAATCCAAGGAATGGTGGTACTCACCTTCGTGGTAGAGAAGAACGGAAACATCTCCGATGTGAAAGTGCTACGCGGTATTGGAGGAGGTTGTGATGAAGAAGCGATACGAGTTGTAAAGAGCATGCCTAATTGGTCTCCTGGTAAACAACGAGGAAAACCGGTCAAGGTGCAGTACAATCTGCCCTATCGATTTATCCTGCAATAGCATTTGACAAGATATTCTGACAAGGACCGACCTTCATTTTGGAGGTCGGTTTTTTATTGCCGCCAGGCTTCTTGTAGAGATATGATATTGCTATATATTTGCACTCCTTCAAATCGGGCGCTTAGCTCAGTTGGTTCAGAGCACCTCGTTTACACCGAGGGGGTCGGGGGTTCGAATCCCTCAGCGCCCACACCGATAAAGACCCTGTAACGCAGGGTTTTTTATCTTCAAATAGAGATTGAGGCATTAGCTCAGTTGGTTCAGAGCACTACCTTGACAGGGTAGGGGTCACTGGTTCGAATCCAGTATGCCTCACACGGCCTAAGTGCATACCGCACCTTTCGAGCGCATGTGGTGAAATTGGTAGACACGCTGTCTTCAGGTGGCAGTGCCGCAAGGTGTGGAGGTTCGAGTCCTCTCATGCGCACAGAATTTTTAGAATCCGACATGCGTATGTCGGATTCTTTTTTTGACCCATCCGTATCTGCCCTAGTTCGCATCCTTCCCATCCACACATGATTCTCTATGTTTGATCGATGGATTGGAAGCAAAGGGCCCGTTCGTATCTGCGGTATCGCAAGGCAAGCGTCAATCGTCATGGGGTACACTCTCCCTTTCTCTTCGACTTGATCGAAAAAGTCTTCAAAGGCCCGTCCACAGGAATTTCAGAGATCGAAGAAGTGCGGAAGGGATTTCTCAATGACGACTCCCCCATCGATTTCGAGGAGCACGGAGCCGGTTCTTCATTCAAGCAAAGGAAGAGCACCGCTACAGCAGCCTCTATTGCCTCTAGAAGCCTATCCACCCCGGCCCAATGTATGTTCCTTCATCGCTTGTGTGCTCATCGATCAGCGAAACACATTCTGGAATTGGGCACGAGTCTCGGAGTGTCTACGGCCTATCTTGCATCTGCAGGAGCTGAGGTCCATACCATAGAGGCCAGCGCTGCGGTCCATCACATGGCGCAATCACGCTTTGGACCGCGATTCCCCTCGATTCAATGGCATTTGGGCCCTTTTGATGAGCAACTCCCGAAGGTCCTTCAGGAATCTGATCCCTTCGATGTCGTATATGTAGATGGGAATCATCGAGAAGCATCTACAGTGCAATATGTGGAGGCGATCATTCCACATCTAAGTGAAGATGCAGTGATGATCCTGGATGATATCCATTGGTCTGAAGGGATGGAGCGTGCATGGGATACGGTACGCGACCATCGGGAAGTGACCTTGTCGGTGGACGTATTCTGGTGTGGCATGCTCTTCTTCAAGAAGGGGCTTTCGGGTGAGCATTTCACCATTCGTTATTGACCAGTACCGCTGGACAATTCGACTGCTGAACATCCCGTCAAGACATATCTTCGCGCAAGATGGAAGAG
This window encodes:
- the sprA gene encoding cell surface protein SprA; this translates as MVGAIALTVAMYASNADRWAPANDRTRAIQNLSADEALPVDSPEIDLPYPIQDSYNPFGTGGGLIDLQDPPNIESGAEYDPGSGNYYLYQNIGDIPFRNPSAMSEQEFLNYSFEDALQENWTEMVTEQNESEQEENSDFGVLAPSLKIESEVFDRIFGGNTIDIRPQGTAELSFGINRSKTDNPRIPERQRSITTFDFDQQIQLNLLGSIGDKMNLNFNYNTEASFDFENKIKLQYEGKEDEIIQLLEAGDVTMPLSGSLITGSQTLFGIKSKLRFGRLTATTIFSQERGQRKEINVSGGAQTQDFDIEVDDYEANRHYFLSHYFEERYNQSMRSLPVVNSQTYITRVEVWITNNRAAFEENRNIVAFSDLGEDASVLPPDPESDITPSDVPGGFFVPLDGPGVFPSNAQNNIYSVANSIPEVRGFTNVTGNLSAIGQVPSRHFEEVESARKLSPNEYTFNPQLGFISLNQSLNNDEVLAVAYQYTINGQTFQVGDFSTDGVDPPNALFLKMLKSTITNPRLPIWDLMMKNVYSIGAFQVNRENFRLDVWYNDPLEGYDVPFIPQEEVEGIPLIQLVGMDRIDQNTNPFPDGVFDYVDNAATQGGTINARNGRIFFSTTRPFGDFLYDKLLEEGVDANVAETISYVELYDSTQTAARQIPEKNRFSLKGTYQSASSDEISLNAINVPQGSVQVTAGGVQLIENVDYTVDYNLGRVKILNSGLLESQTPIKISLESNSLFSIQTKTLLGARFDYEMNNDLILGATVMNLTERPITQKINFGEEPISNTIWGLDANYQTESDFVTKLVDKLPFYGTKETSNLSMSGEFAHLIPGHSKAITKEGVSYIDDFEGSQSTIDLRNISQWRLASTPQLIPGASLVNDLSYGFRRAHLSWYVIDPLFFRDNNLTPDNITNEMQSDHRMREVLEREVFPNRELPPGTPTNIPTLDLTYYPNERGPYNFNADELYVEDGVVKLENPADNWAGIMRSLTTTDFEQSNIEFIQFWLMDPFNDDSDNTTGGDVYFNLGNISEDILRDSRKSFENGLPTGPDDLAASVDTTEWAIVPNTQAIVNAFDNTTDSNSEQDLGYDGMDDQTESVLRAAFVSSLPAEVQNAIQDDPANDNYRYFRGVDTDGLNIIERYKRFNQTEGNSITSADSPNDFPSQATTLPTNEDVNLDQNLSKSEGYFQYKVHLEPGMDIGGYITDKFETFASTQTGSRPVTWYQFKIPIQDLTVPGASRVGDIQDFRSIRFFRMFTTGWTEQVTLRFARLELIRGEWRRYTQDLGLPGEGPIGEVGNTLFNISAVNIEENGNRDPINYVLPPGIQREVNTATANLANLNEQSLALEVCNLSDGDARAAFRNVNVDMRSYRKLKMFIHAETDDEFQDLKYGDITVFVRLGSDFDQNFYEYEIPVYPTEWFAALDDEIWPERNDMEIEFEKLRDAKATRNSIGQAINIPYVVNDADRRITVVGNPVLSAVKTIMIGIRNPKSDENIWTTDLGFDKCAEVWVNELRLADFDQRGGWAAIARMNTQLADLGNLSVAGNYSTPGFGSIEKKVSERQRETIRGVDASSNIELGKFLPEESGVKVPMYVGFSETISDPQFDPLSPDLETSDIAPNSEDPKAYKRRRRTYTRRRSINFTNVRKERSKDAQGSPTPFDISNFTFSYSYNEFRSYDINTRFNNNKTYNGGLSYNYQPKPLKVEPFANIGFIKKSKWLKLLKEFNFNLGPRQFSFRTDVNRTYSEYQSRNNNQFFDFTPPAQYTKTFNWQRVYDLKYDITKSLKLNFTANNAAIIGEPIGRVDRDDRDEYEVFKDSVWTSIKNFGETTDYNHNFNVTYRLPLDKFPLTDWITVNTGYNGTYNWQRAPFSQDTLGNTIQNSRNMNVNGQINMTNLYNKVPFLKEANRNSSRSRGRNNRNQKEEDKKDEKGDKGDKDEKDKKKDKRDDGSFNILKETAKFLMMLKNISVTYNQTEGTLLPGYAQNTNVLGFDNQFQGPGAGFIVGFQDRDYPFEAARRGYLVENPYINRPYTTTYSANLNIRANIEPIKSFRIELTATSTESQNTNGFFRYNEDIADYVNDNPLETGSYSASIITWGSAFAQDDEQTNASEVFQTFLDNRRVISQRIAADNPFSTVTDNGYYSGYDSTSQDVVIPAFLAAYTDKDPSKVKLDPLSVIPMPNWRITYDGLSKNKKLKKIFRSVTLSHSYRSTYSVGTYTTNLFYEEIEGIPSATDQSGNYIPQLQVGSISISEQLSPLINIDMTWQNSLITRFEIRKNRTLSFTLSNYQLTENRSSELIIGAGYRFTDVKFPFKLGQAKNPTSDMNVRADLSIRDNITLTRSMNERTNLPTSGQRIFSLKTSADYTLNRNLTLRAFYDHQINDPKVSISFRTSNINAGIALRFTLAQ
- a CDS encoding energy transducer TonB; protein product: MEPKKTEEANLETRKSALMTLGLVAGLAFTLVSFQWRWYDVQVTGLGEYMGDNLEDEIVPVSIQQPPPPPPPPQQEQVVMEIIEDESEEEETVDVSDSEVDEETEVEFIEEEEEEVVEDEIFTIVETMPSFPGGEKAMFEYLSKNTRYPTLAKESGIQGMVVLTFVVEKNGNISDVKVLRGIGGGCDEEAIRVVKSMPNWSPGKQRGKPVKVQYNLPYRFILQ
- a CDS encoding class I SAM-dependent methyltransferase, producing MDWKQRARSYLRYRKASVNRHGVHSPFLFDLIEKVFKGPSTGISEIEEVRKGFLNDDSPIDFEEHGAGSSFKQRKSTATAASIASRSLSTPAQCMFLHRLCAHRSAKHILELGTSLGVSTAYLASAGAEVHTIEASAAVHHMAQSRFGPRFPSIQWHLGPFDEQLPKVLQESDPFDVVYVDGNHREASTVQYVEAIIPHLSEDAVMILDDIHWSEGMERAWDTVRDHREVTLSVDVFWCGMLFFKKGLSGEHFTIRY
- the ruvA gene encoding Holliday junction branch migration protein RuvA, with amino-acid sequence MISFIKGRLVEKSPDTAIIDCNGVGYEVRISALTFESLKDESCTLLVHYAVTVDVRSGASNHQLFGFLSRSERDIFRQLISVSGVSTSIALSVMSNLSVDQLQRAILDRDDKIFKSVKGIGPKLAQRIVMELSEKISLPEISAENSVPSGNMAKQEALAALCALGFDRVRADRTLNAILKEADDELGVEQLIKKSLQTL
- the gcvH gene encoding glycine cleavage system protein GcvH; its protein translation is MDTPKDLRYTKDHEWVKKEGDDTVLVGITDFAQGELGDIVFIEIETEGEELDAEEVFGTVEAVKTVSDLFMPLSGEVVEVNEELADSPDVVNSDPYGKGWMIKIKMSDPGQFDALMTAEDYAEMVD
- the vanZ gene encoding VanZ family protein, yielding MLRWWTEPPRIAVLTLGWAAIILFLSALPGRDLPQVDLLHADKLAHLLVYLILQVLIALWLVHVCADTAILTSVVLATLYGIAMEAMQHLFFEERFFDWYDALANFLGALLGIVIFKLIR